The Coffea arabica cultivar ET-39 chromosome 9e, Coffea Arabica ET-39 HiFi, whole genome shotgun sequence genome has a window encoding:
- the LOC113708733 gene encoding serine/threonine-protein kinase D6PKL2, with protein MASTTAIRPSAEQRQKPLGDNQNSEMKDCGSLPPHVSKTSKSKSALPKKLPESGKVMTTVTVESLEIKNPSNCNGRGSNNPSIEISHSNNPSADVDRVSRTVGLVLSETGSSSEASGEKEKQASELEITKNSSVSGKLSDGASSLGKTSGSAKTSDRADFVESGKSSMCRDSTSSDVSDESTCSSFSCRVSKPHKANDLRWEAIQGIRTKDAMLGLSHFRLLKRLGCGDIGSVYLAELSGTKCYFAMKVMDKASLASRKKLLRAQTEREILQSLDHPFLPTLYTHFETDKFSCLVMEFCPGGDLHTLRQRQPGKHFSEQAVKFYVAEVLLALEYLHMLGIVYRDLKPENVLVREDGHIMLSDFDLSLRCVVSPTLVKTSSIESDPLRKNPIYCVQPTCMEPACMQPSCVVPTTCFSPRLFSSKSKKDRKPKNEIRNQVSPLPELIAEPTSARSMSFVGTHEYLAPEIIKGEGHGSAVDWWTFGIFLYELLFGKTPFKGSGNRATLFNVVGQPLRFTDSPVVSFAARDLIRGLLVKEPQHRLAYKRGATEIKQHPFFEGVNWALIRCATPPEIPKPVEFERIPVPAASTSEKAAKAAAAADKKGFDNYLEFDFF; from the exons ATGGCCTCAACAACTGCCATTAGACCTTCTGCAGAACAGCGACAGAAACCCTTAGGTGATAATCAAAATAGCGAAATGAAGGATTGCGGGTCTCTGCCCCCGCACGTCTCAAAAACAAGCAAATCCAAGTCAGCTTTACCCAAGAAATTACCAGAATCTGGGAAAGTGATGACGACAGTTACTGTAGAATCCTTGGAAATCAAAAACCCATCAAATTGCAATGGAAGAGGATCTAATAATCCATCAATAGAAATATCTCATTCAAATAATCCTTCAGCTGATGTTGATCGAGTTTCAAGAACTGTAGGTCTTGTGCTCAGTGAAACTGGAAGCTCATCAGAAGCTTCAGGTGAAAAAGAGAAGCAAGCTTCTGAGCTTGAAATCACGAAGAACAGTTCCGTCTCTGGAAAACTGAGTGACGGGGCTAGCAGTCTTGGGAAAACCAGTGGGAGTGCTAAAACTAGTGATCGTGCTGATTTTGTTGAGAGTGGTAAGAGCAGTATGTGTAGAGACAGCACTAGCAGTGATGTTAGCGATGAAAGCACTTGCAGCAGTTTCAGTTGCAGAGTCAGCAAACCCCATAAAGCAAATGACTTGAGATGGGAAGCCATCCAAGGAATCCGAACAAAAGATGCTATGTTGGGCTTAAGCCATTTCAGATTGCTGAAAAGGCTGGGTTGTGGAGACATTGGGAGTGTTTACCTTGCGGAGTTGAGTGGCACCAAGTGTTACTTTGCCATGAAAGTAATGGACAAAGCATCTCTGGCAAGTCGTAAGAAGCTTCTTCGTGCTCAGACAGAAAGAGAAATACTACAGTCCCTGGATCATCCGTTCCTTCCAACCCTCTACACGCATTTTGAGACAGATAAATTTTCATGTCTGGTGATGGAATTCTGCCCTGGAGGAGACTTGCACACTCTTCGGCAAAGACAGCCAGGCAAACATTTTTCTGAACAAGCAGTAAA ATTTTATGTGGCAGAGGTCCTCCTAGCTCTGGAGTATCTCCACATGCTTGGGATTGTCTATCGTGACCTCAAGCCAGAAAATGTCCTTGTACGGGAAGATGGACATATAATGCTATCCGATTTTGACCTTTCCCTTCGTTGCGTTGTTAGCCCAACACTAGTTAAGACCTCTTCTATTGAATCAGATCCCCTCCGGAAGAACCCCATTTATTGTGTCCAGCCAACTTGCATGGAACCTGCCTGCATGCAACCATCCTGTGTGGTTCCAACAACTTGCTTCTCTCCTCGCCTCTTTTCCAGCAAGTCCAAGAAGGACCGGAAGCCGAAAAATGAGATCAGGAACCAAGTCAGCCCGTTGCCAGAGTTGATTGCAGAACCAACTAGTGCACGTTCTATGTCATTTGTAGGGACCCATGAATATTTGGCGCCTGAAATTATCAAAGGCGAGGGTCACGGAAGCGCTGTAGATTGGTGGACTTTTGGGATCTTTCTTTACGAACTTTTGTTTGGTAAAACGCCATTTAAAGGATCTGGAAATCGAGCGACGTTGTTCAATGTTGTGGGACAGCCCCTCAGATTTACTGATTCACCTGTTGTTAGTTTTGCTGCAAGGGATCTTATTAGGGGATTGCTTGTGAAAGAACCACAGCATCGGTTGGCGTACAAAAGAGGCGCAACTGAGATAAAGCAGCACCCTTTCTTTGAAGGAGTTAATTGGGCACTCATCCGCTGTGCTACCCCCCCTGAGATCCCAAAGCCAGTTGAGTTTGAGAGGATACCTGTTCCAGCAGCTTCAACAAGTGAGAAGGCTGCTAAGGCTGCGGCTGCTGCAGATAAAAAAGGCTTTGATAATTACCtggaatttgatttcttttag